GCTTCGCTCCCAGCATCAATAAATTTCGCGGTTTCGAAAATGTGCAGTTGCATTTGAAAGATTGGATCTCAGAAAAAACAACCGCGTCAATACCCTCCTGATTTTCAGTGCTCATTTTGAACTTGACGCCGTCGAGCAGAGAGTGAAACTCCTGATTTATGTCTCGCGCGCGCGAGGGAAAAAATTCGGAATGCTGAAGACTTCTGCTCCTGTGGATGCTATCACTATAAAACCTCCTCGTTTGAGCAAGCTTTCAAAAATCGCCAGCAAAACCGGTTCCCGGACTTCACTACTTTGAGTACTGATTTGCACCCTGGATGAGCCCAAATCGTGTTTCCACTCGTCACGAATTAACCAACTCTCAGACAAAACTGCGCAAATATCAAACTTGACCACCCCCCGCCATTCGCGATGATAGTCGAAGCTCAAACAACGAATCTTCCACCAACAAAAAAGCAAAGGGAACAAATGAAAAACCAAACACGACATGCCTATCCTCCTTGAAAGGAATCAAATCAAACACACCAGGCAGCAGCAAAAAGGCACAGCAACTGAAGCAGCACAAAGACCGCCCAACAGATTCTATCCAATAGACACGAACTCATCGTACGTGAAAATAAAGCAGGTGTTATAAGAGCAGCATGTTAAAGTCATGACTTCCAGAATTCGTTTTCGTGTATTTCGTGGTTGCACTAACTCATCTTTTATAAAGGGAATGAAACTGAAAAGAGTAGGGAGGAAGAGTTACATGGAACCGAAAAAACTATTTTGTTTTCTGTTGTGAAGAAATGGTGCTTTGTCATCGGATTATTAGCTCTTTCAACGCCAATAAGATCGTTTCACCTGCGAAAAGGTTCCGGACACCTTAAATTAATTCGTGAATGGTTTATTAAACCACTTTGTAAAAAACACCGTCTAAACTAGTGACCGGGTAACTCTTATTACCCCGACATTTATATTCTTCATTTACTCATCTCAATCATATTAAAAACGACTGAATATATAAGTTAAGCTAATTTTGATTTTCGAGATAAGTTTATCAGACACATTAGTCCCAAGTTCGAGTAAAAATTAGAGTAGGTGTAAGCTTTTCGAAAATCGAACGTTATCTGTTTTAGTTGCTCAATGAGATTCAAGTTATTTTCGTACCTTGTTGCGTTTCTGTTTTTTCATATCAGCAGCTACTGACTATAACTGTCTAATGTAAATGAATTTATAACTTGTAAAGCGAATTCCCTGAGGTATCATATACAGCATGTTGGCTTCATATCCAGCATCTATGTGTGATATGAAGCCCCTGGGGCGTCATATTAAAACAAAAACCGTTTATTTTGCGCGTATTTGTTTCATATCAGCGTCATATCAGAACAAGGCCGTGCAGGTTAATAACAAGTTAGCTGCAGAATTACATAGGAGCATCAAATGAGAAACATATCGCTTATCGCCGCCTTGGCCTGCATGGTTCTCGTTAGTCTTCCTCGGCACGTTGTGACCGCTGAAGAGCCGAAGGAGTTCAAGTACGCTGGCGTGATTGCATACTCCGTTGACCCAGACACACGGCAGTTAGTTGTTTTGCTCGGAAAGGAACACCGCGGGAGGCGTGAACTCAAGTTCTGCCCCGGATTGAAATGGAAAGGGATTGGCGGCACACGTGATGGCAATGAAACTACAGTCGAGACTGCCTCACGTGAGTTTGACCAAGAAACTGGGGTTGACGCCAAAACTGGTAAAGGTGCCTATGGCAGGGGCTTTCTCTTAAAACCGGGGCAACTCAACCCAGAACTTCGGATAAAGCACCCACGTCACAAGAGCTACATCTATCTGGTAGAAGTCCCATACAAGAAGATCGGTGACTTTCCGGACGAACGCGACGAGGTCAAGCAGTTGGCGTGGGTTCCCGCAAGCGAACTATATGCGGCTATTGATGCAGTAAAGAAACAACATCCCGGGCGATTTCCTGACGGGATGATTAAAGGTCGGTGTTTTGCTCAAATCCCAAAGAACTACGTCGGAGAAGATCGCGATTTGTACCCTCCGCTCGTGGATGAGCTTGAAGGCGATACACTGTTCCGCAAGAAACTAAAGGTTCCACCGCCAAAACCGTAGTGCAGCTAACAAATCGCTCAACCGGAGCGGCGGTTGGGTGCGGAATCTGAAGTCAAAGTCGCTAGCCGCCGCCCGGTTAGCTAAAGCGTTAGCCGATCTTAGGTCGCATCAACTCATACCTATTCTGGAATTGCAAAAACCCACTGTTTTTAAAAGACACTCTTTAAAATAAGTGACCTGGTAACGCACGTTACCAAGACATTGTTCGATTTAGGCATTGATAACTAATGACCGGGTAATAGCTGTCACTTGGACTCTGCTCTTTTGGATAAGCTTGTTAACGTTTAAAGTGTCCGGTAAATACCTATTAACCGGACATTTATTGCTACGGTTCCGCAGTGCCTGCGTTTGTTCTTCGGACTAATTATTCAGGATAGACTATCAATTGCCAGTCGGCATCACAGTCTTTTTTGCGATTGCAGTAACAGTCAATTCGGCGGGCCAAAGCGAAAAATGGCCACAACCATTAAAACTTTTTTCTGGCGCAGCCAGTATACCGTCGACCTGTACATGGCGTCCGTCGAATTGATCCAACCATTGCTCGCATTGATTGATCGCCACGAAATCAAAGTTCACCCAAATGCTGGATTGATATGTGCCTACCACATTAGAACGGCATTCGGATTTTGGGATGTGGTTTATAGATGTTCCTTCAAAGTCTAATGATAGAACGCCGACCAGACTCACATCTTGCCCTGCAAGTTCTGCCAAACGATCAATCGCATCATTCACCGATATCGGGTTAAGCACTTTCACAATTGTCCCCGAACTTGTTATTCACCTGCATGTCGTTGTATATGATATCTACGAGGCATTCAAAACATGCTCAAACTACTTATTGTTTAAAAGTGACCGGGTAACAATAATTTCCCGGACATAATTTCTGCGATGTCTGGGTAACATGCACTACCCAGACATTCTATCAGATCTTCTCTGCCAGTTGCGCATCAGTTCTCTCTATTCCAGTATGTTTCTGCTTCGGTCTGTATGTGAGTGTTGAGAAGCTCAGCAAGTTCATGCATTGGTCTTGCATTGGCTCCCTCGTAAATAAACCAGAAATCGTTCTCACCATCGACCTTGGGACCAAGGCGAAGTCGGTTATTGAGGTCGTGGGCAGTTAGTTTCTTGCGTTCAATGATTTTGCCCCAAGATGTTTCGAACGGACCTGCGGAGGCAAAAGCAACCTCCACAACGAATTTACCACCGGAAGTACTGAACTGAAACGTCAGAAGGTCAGTTTGCTCGTCTCTCAGGCGGCGAAAATGTGGCATGCTCCCACGAAATCCTATACCTCTCAACTTCGGAATCACAAGTTCCTTCAGGACTTGATTCATTTCTTTCCGTTTATCATTCATCTCAAATATATAACGCCGGAATTCAATGGCGCTCCATAGATCAGTGAGCAATAGTTTGTTAGGGAGTTGGTTGTCAGAGGATCAACAATGTCTGGGTAATACGTGTTACCCGGTCACTTGTTTGGGTATACATCGTTTCCCAGACACTTTTAGCATTGTTGTAAAATCATTTCATTTTTTAAATAATCAAACAATAGAAAAAATATCTAAGTTGTAAAATCAATAAACCTTAATTGTTCTTACATTGCTAAAGTATAATTAATATGACAAAAAACAAAGCGTATAAACTAGCTGAGTTGATAATTCAAGGAGCCATTGGAAACAAGGAAGATTTTCTTTCACTGCATGGGATGGACATTGATGAACTCCCAGAATCGATAGGACAACTTTCTCAGCTAACAGATTTAGATCTTGGTGGAAATATACTTACATCGTTGCCTGAATCATTAGGAGAACTTACTCAATTAACAGAGTTAGACCTTTCTTTAAATGATTTAGAATTGCTTCCAGAATCAATTGGCCAGCTTACTCAATTAAAAAGTTTGGTAATTGATGCCAAAACAATAATGGACCAGGTCTCTTTTTGACGCTCCGATTTGCAAACTAAGATCATTCGATTTCATTTTCAATCCACTGCTTAAGATATTTTCTGATCTTGTGTTCGTCTTTTACGCTAGTGGTATATCCAGGGCGAAAGTTTAAATGTGTCACAACTTCGGAACGACACCAGACTTCATTTTCACAAAATCCATATG
The Gimesia aquarii DNA segment above includes these coding regions:
- a CDS encoding NUDIX hydrolase — its product is MRNISLIAALACMVLVSLPRHVVTAEEPKEFKYAGVIAYSVDPDTRQLVVLLGKEHRGRRELKFCPGLKWKGIGGTRDGNETTVETASREFDQETGVDAKTGKGAYGRGFLLKPGQLNPELRIKHPRHKSYIYLVEVPYKKIGDFPDERDEVKQLAWVPASELYAAIDAVKKQHPGRFPDGMIKGRCFAQIPKNYVGEDRDLYPPLVDELEGDTLFRKKLKVPPPKP
- a CDS encoding DUF4304 domain-containing protein, whose product is MNQVLKELVIPKLRGIGFRGSMPHFRRLRDEQTDLLTFQFSTSGGKFVVEVAFASAGPFETSWGKIIERKKLTAHDLNNRLRLGPKVDGENDFWFIYEGANARPMHELAELLNTHIQTEAETYWNREN